CTTTTAGTTCTTATTTTTTAAAAGAAAGCATTGTTGGACTTTACAAATATATTATTTTTTTTCTTTGGTATTTTTTAATAAAACTTACCTTGCAAAATTCTTCCAGTAAGTCTTTTTTTCTTCTATGGTGCTTTTTAATTTCATGTGCTGTAGTAACTTCAATTATAGGGATAAATCAGTATTTTATTGGAGTTGAACCTTTAGCAACCTGGGAAGATCCAGAATTTGAAAATACTCATACACGAGTTTACTCAACTCTTGGAAACCCTAACTTGCTTGGAGGATACTTGCTTTTACTTTTACCAATTACTGTTCTTTTGCCTTATCAAATTAAGACTAGCTTTATGTTAAAGTTATTGTTTTTTAGCGTGAGTATCTTGATATTAGTTTGTTTAATTTTTACTGGCTCGCGAGGAGGATATCTAGGATTAATTTCCGGAATTCTTTCAGGTGCAATTATTATTTTTCAGAAAAGCAATTTTAAAAAGCTTGTATTTTTTCTAGTACTTTTAATTTTTTCTTCTGGAATTATTTTTTTGTTCCCAATAATCCAAGAAAGGCTTTTAACAATCTTTACATTGAGAGAGCATACAAGTAATAGCTATAGAATTAATGTTTGGTTAGCTTGCTTTAAAATGTTAAAAGATAATTTTCTCTTTGGGGTTGGACCAGGAAATAACACTTTTAGATTAGCTTATGGCTTATACATGATAAGTGGTTTTGATGCACTTGCTGCATATAATATTTTTCTTGAAATTGCTATTGAAACCGGAATTATAGGAGCCTTTATATTTATATTAATTTTCTTAACTTCATTTTTAAAATTATATAGTTTATTTTGGAATAAAGGTAATATTTTTGCTCTTGGTTTATTGCTCTCACTAATTGCAATAATTGTACATGGAATGTTTGATACTGTTTTTTTTAGAGGACAAATTTTTATACCCTACTTTTTTTTATTAGCTTCGATTGGTAGAATGGAAATTAGAGAATTGGAGAATTGAGAATCAAACAAGCTACAATAAAAAAAGAAGCTAAGAAAAAAAATGATTTAGAATTTGCAATTATAGCTGCAAATGCAGCAGAAGAAAAAAAAGGTGAAGATGTCCTATTGTTAGATGTCAGTAAGTTAACAATTGTTGGAGACTATTTTTTAATTATTACAGCAAAAAGCCCAGCACAAATAGAAGCTATTGCAGAGTA
This genomic stretch from Candidatus Melainabacteria bacterium harbors:
- a CDS encoding O-antigen ligase family protein, whose translation is MSIPSLIIKLDSWSDTTIKESFIGIIFKKFFSTPIRRYAVTPLRSLLYISICFLFASLSFPQFANDRFGIGVIILFCFLVFLLNIFLNNFLLKANFNFIDFLILVFLCILIISTFSSYFLKESIVGLYKYIIFFLWYFLIKLTLQNSSSKSFFLLWCFLISCAVVTSIIGINQYFIGVEPLATWEDPEFENTHTRVYSTLGNPNLLGGYLLLLLPITVLLPYQIKTSFMLKLLFFSVSILILVCLIFTGSRGGYLGLISGILSGAIIIFQKSNFKKLVFFLVLLIFSSGIIFLFPIIQERLLTIFTLREHTSNSYRINVWLACFKMLKDNFLFGVGPGNNTFRLAYGLYMISGFDALAAYNIFLEIAIETGIIGAFIFILIFLTSFLKLYSLFWNKGNIFALGLLLSLIAIIVHGMFDTVFFRGQIFIPYFFLLASIGRMEIRELEN
- the rsfS gene encoding ribosome silencing factor — translated: MRIKQATIKKEAKKKNDLEFAIIAANAAEEKKGEDVLLLDVSKLTIVGDYFLIITAKSPAQIEAIAEYITEELNNLNYKLISKEGFALSNWMVLDFGNIVVHIMSKKIREYYKLERFWSNATFIEKKLWRKAS